The Hymenobacter oligotrophus genome segment GCCTTCTTCTACGGGTTGTGCGGCTTGTCATTCGCACTCTGGATGCAGATTTATATGATGGGCTTCGACTGGCCAATGATTGTTGGGGGCAAACCTCACATCGGCCTTCCAGCCTTCATACCAGTTGCTTTTGAGCTGACGGTTCTCTTCACAGCCCACGGCATGATGATTACCTTCTTCCTTATCAGCAAGCTTTGGCCTCGGTGGCGCGTACCCGTGATGGACGTGCGCTCCACTGATGATAAATTCGTCATGGCTATTGAGCTTAAAGAGGGAACCGATCTGGCTCAGCTCACCCAACTGCTGCGTAGCAACGGTGCTTCTGAGGTGAACGAGAAAGAAATGACCAAAGAATAATGACGCATTTTGTAAAATACGGCGTCCAGGCTTCGGCCATTC includes the following:
- a CDS encoding DUF3341 domain-containing protein, with product MTKRYALGIFEDEDVLLHAIENIRAAGVKIYDVFSPYPVHGIDDALGIERSRLPIAAFFYGLCGLSFALWMQIYMMGFDWPMIVGGKPHIGLPAFIPVAFELTVLFTAHGMMITFFLISKLWPRWRVPVMDVRSTDDKFVMAIELKEGTDLAQLTQLLRSNGASEVNEKEMTKE